TGGGTGATCATCAGAAGTCCCATATCGAACTCGGCCACGAGGTCTTGCAAGAGCGCAAGGATGGTCGCCTGTGTCGTCACGTCCAGCGCCGTCGTGGGTTCATCCGCGATCAGTAATTTTGGTCGCAATGCGATTGCCATCGCGATGACGACGCGCTGACGTTGCCCCCCAGATAATTCGTGAGGATAGCGCGATAGCGGGAACCGATCATTGGGCAGGCCCACGCGCGCCAACATTTCAGCGGCCCGTTTACGCGCATCTGCACGTGATGCATCCCCGTGCACGCGAATGGTTTCGGATACCTGATCACCGATGGTTTGCACGGGATTGAGCGCGGTCATCGGTTCTTGAAAAACCATGCCAACATCATTCCCGCGCATCCCGCACAACTGCGCTTCTGACGCTTGCAATACGTCTTGCCCGTCAAGATCAATTGCACCCGTTGCGACAGACCCGCGCGGCAAAAGCCCCATCACGCCCAGCGCTGTCAGCGATTTTCCAGAACCGCTTTCGCCTGTAATTGCCACGATCTCGCCTGCCTGCACGTCAAACGAAACGCCGTGCAGGATCGGTGTCTCGTGGATTGCGACCGACAGGTTTTGTACGCGCAGCAATGTCATGTCCGGTCGACCCTGATCCGTGGATCAAGCGCGTCGCGCAAGCCGTCACCGAGCAAATTCAAACCCAAGACCATGACAACAATTGCACCGCCCGGCATCAGGGCTGTGTGCGGCGCGAAGCTGACCAGCGTCTGCGCGTCTGCCAGCATCCGCCCCCAGCTTGCCGTGGGCGGTTGCGCACCCAATCCGATGTAGGACAGTGCCGCTTCAGCCAGAATGCCAAGCGAAAATTGGATCGTGCCTTGAACAATCATCAAGTTCAGTATGTTGGGCAGGATGTGTTCCCAAGATATGCGGTACGCCGACTTCCCGCAAACGCGGGCCGCGAGGATAAAATCACGTTCCCATAACGACAGTGCTGCCCCTCTGGTCAGTCGCGCGAAGACAGGAATGTTAAAGATGCCGATGGCAATGATCGCGTTTACCGCCCCTGCCCCGAATACAGCCGTGATCAGGATCGCGATGACCAACGACGGGAAAGCGAAGATCAAATCGTTCCCACGCATGATGAATTCGTCAATAAACGCGCCCCGCTTTGCAGCAGCCCACAGGCCCAACGGCACCCCGATGGCCATGCCGATCCCCACGGCGAGCAGTGCCACCGCGATGGATGTCCGCGCGCCCATCATGATCATCGACAGAATGTCCCGCCCGAATTGATCGGTGCCAAGCCAGTGCGCCGCGTCGGGCGATTTCAGCTTGTTCGGGATATCGAACACCTCGATATCGTAAGGTATCCAGACGAAGGATAGCAGTGCCATCGCGATAAAGCTTAGCGATAGAATTGCGCCAATCCACAGCCCCTTCATGTCCGCGTCCTCAAACGTGGATCGACGGCGGCATAGGCGATGTCGACCACGAAGTTCACCAAGATCACGACGAAGACGAGCAACATCACCACGCTTTCCACCACGATCAAATCGCGAGCACTGATGGCTTGGAAAATCAAACGCCCCAGACCAGGTAGGAAAAACACCTGTTCGATAATGATCCCACCGGCCAGCAAAAACGAGAACTGCAAACCGATGATCGTCAGCACGGGGATCAGCGCATTGCGCACCCCGTGTTTCCAAAGCGCTTGGCGTTGCGATAACCCTTTGGCGCGGGCGGTGCGCATGAAATCCTCGCCCAGCATGTCCAGCAAGGATGATCGCATCACACGCGCAAGGATCGCAGCTTGGGGCAGCGCCAAAGATATCGCGGGCAGCGTCAGTGCCTTCATCCCGCCCCAGAACCCTTTGTCCCAACCGGGGAACCCGCCCGCCGAAAACCAACGTAGATTGATGGCAAAGATCAGGACCATGATCATCGCGAACCAGAAATTCGGGATCGCAACGCCCAATTGCGTGGCTCCCATCACCGACATATCGCCGATACGGCCACGGCGGGATGCAGCGTAAATGCCCGCCGGAAAGGCGATGAGCGTCGATAAGATCAGTGCGTAGATGGCAAGAGGCAAAGACACGACGACGCGATCTGCGATCAGCTCTGACACAGGTGCGCGGTAGGTGTACGACGTACCAAAATCGCCAGTGATCATCCCTGTTACCCAATTCAAATAACGCACAGGTTTCGCCACATCGAGCCCAAGTTCAGTCCGCAACGCCGCCACTGTTTCGGGTTGCGCATTGATCCCCAACATGAACGACGCCGGATCACCTGGAGCAATTTCGATCACTGCGAAGATCACGAAAGATGCCACAATCAAACTGATCACGAGTGACAGAAATCGGCCCAAGACATATCGGATCATCTCTTGCACCCATATATCAATCGTGTATCAATTGGATCGTTCTCAGGGCGGGGTGTAACTCCCCACCGGCGGTATGTGGCAACACGAGCCCGCGAGCGCCTTTCGTCCGCGAAAGGGTCAAGCAGATCAGGTGCGATGCCTGAGCCGACAGTGATAGTCTGGATGAAAGAGAACGCGGTCACGCATGTCCTTTGGGGCAAGTGTGGACGTGTGATGCCTTGGGTGACGTGTCGATTGTTACAAAAGGAGATCACAAATGACACCACCCCGTTTTGCATTCATCAAAGCCAACTGGCACGCTGATATCGTTGATCAGGCGCTTGTAGGCTTTCAGGAATTGATTCCAAACGTTGATGTCTTCGACGTGCCCGGCGCGTTCGAAATGCCGTTGCTCGCCAAACGTCTTGCCCCGCAATACGACGCAGTCGCCTGTGCCGCGCTGGTCGTTGATGGCGGTATCTACCGGCATGAATTCGTCGCCGATGCTGTGGTCAAGGGGCTGATGGACGTTGGCCTTCAGACCGATACCCCGATCCTGTCCGTTAGCCTGACGCCCCATCATTTTCAGGAAACGGCGCACCACACCGCGATCTACCGCGACCATTTCAAGGTCAAAGGCCGCGAGGCGGCAAATGCCGCGCTGTCGATCACGGGCGTGTATCAGAATTTGCATGTAGCCGCCTAAGTCGAATGCCTCCGGCTATGATCGCCGGAGGCTTTTGCAATTACTCTGCCCAACTAAGCGCTGTCAGATCGACTGACGCCGTTGGCTGGTTTTCCCACATACCCTGTAAGTCGGCCTTCACAACGGACGTCCACGCAAGTTCAAACAAGTAGCCATTGACGTAATCTTCCGAGATTATCGTCTGCGCTTGGGCCAACAGATCCGACCGCGCGGCTGGATCAGCAGTTCCAGTCAGGTCCATCATCAGCGCCTGAAAATCGGGATTGTCATATTGGAAGTAATAGTCGGGGTTCGCATAAATCCCGATATCCATCGGTTCCGTATGGCTGACGATCGACAGGCCAAAGTCCTTGCCCTTGAACACTTCTTCCAGCCACTGCGCCCATTCCAGATTGCTGATCTCGGTTTCGATCCCGACTTGGCGCAGTTGGGCCGCGATAATCTCTCCGCCACGTCGCGCGTAGGATGGCGGCGGCAGCTTCAGCGTCGTCGTGAACCCGTCAGCAAAGCCAGCCTCGGCCAACAAGGCTTTCGCTTTTTCAGGATCGTAGTTCGAATTCGCGGTCAGATCGACATAATCGGGGTTGTGCGGCGCGAAGTGGGTCCCAATCGGCGTGCCAACCCCGAACATCGCCCCGTCAATAATCGCTTGGCGGTCAATCGCATGGGCGACAGCTTGGCGTACCCGCACATCATCAAACGGCGGCATCTTGTTGTTGGTGGACAGGATCGTCTCACCTTCAGTATTTCCGCGCAGCACTGTGAAGCGCGGATCAGCATCGAACTGCGGCAGGTTTTCAGGCGCAGGAAAACCGGCAAAGGCATCCACATCTTCGGCCATCACAGCCGCAAAAGCCGCCGTTGGATCGCTAATGAACCGGAATGTCGCGGTTTCAATCGCAGGGGCATCGCCCCAGTAGGCGTCATTGCGTACCAATTCGATCCGGTCGCCTTGCGCCCAATCACTGAACTTATATGCACCCGTGCCAATCGGGTTCGTCGCAATATCTGCGATGCTGTCTTCCGACACAATTACCGCATCGCCCCATGCCATGTTAAACAGGAACGATCCGTTTGGCTGGGACAGGGTGACCTTCACAGTCAAAGGATCAACCGCCTCGACGCTTGCGATACCGGCAAACAACGCCTTTTGCGCATTGGTGCTATCCTCGGCCCGCGCCCTATCCAGCGAAAACACCACATCATCCGCGTCCATCGCCGTGCCGTCATGGAACATCACGTCGGGTACAAGGCTGAATGTGTAGACCAAACCGTCGTCGGAAATGTCCCAGCTTTGCGCAAGACTTGGCACCACAGCACCGTCCGCCTCAAACCGCGTCAGCCCTTCAAACACGTTATGGTAAACCACCGTATCGATCGCCTGCGCTGCGCCGCCGGTTGGGTCAAGATTAGGCGGTTCAAGCTGGACGGCGATGGTCACACTGTCATTGGCCAATGCGCCAGTCGCGCAAATCGCAACAAAGGATGACGCGATGAATGTCTGGAAACGTTTCATGATGAACCCCCTCTGGTTCCCATCACTGTTGACGCAACCTTGGGTCAAATCAAGTCCCATGGCTAGAAACCAAACTGTGTGACTGCTATTGGGCCCGTCAACATGTGCTAACCAAGGACTACCAATATGAGCGCCACAGCCAAAAAACGCGCC
The Rhodobacteraceae bacterium S2214 genome window above contains:
- a CDS encoding ABC transporter permease — protein: MKGLWIGAILSLSFIAMALLSFVWIPYDIEVFDIPNKLKSPDAAHWLGTDQFGRDILSMIMMGARTSIAVALLAVGIGMAIGVPLGLWAAAKRGAFIDEFIMRGNDLIFAFPSLVIAILITAVFGAGAVNAIIAIGIFNIPVFARLTRGAALSLWERDFILAARVCGKSAYRISWEHILPNILNLMIVQGTIQFSLGILAEAALSYIGLGAQPPTASWGRMLADAQTLVSFAPHTALMPGGAIVVMVLGLNLLGDGLRDALDPRIRVDRT
- a CDS encoding ABC transporter permease, with the protein product MIRYVLGRFLSLVISLIVASFVIFAVIEIAPGDPASFMLGINAQPETVAALRTELGLDVAKPVRYLNWVTGMITGDFGTSYTYRAPVSELIADRVVVSLPLAIYALILSTLIAFPAGIYAASRRGRIGDMSVMGATQLGVAIPNFWFAMIMVLIFAINLRWFSAGGFPGWDKGFWGGMKALTLPAISLALPQAAILARVMRSSLLDMLGEDFMRTARAKGLSQRQALWKHGVRNALIPVLTIIGLQFSFLLAGGIIIEQVFFLPGLGRLIFQAISARDLIVVESVVMLLVFVVILVNFVVDIAYAAVDPRLRTRT
- a CDS encoding 6,7-dimethyl-8-ribityllumazine synthase; this translates as MTPPRFAFIKANWHADIVDQALVGFQELIPNVDVFDVPGAFEMPLLAKRLAPQYDAVACAALVVDGGIYRHEFVADAVVKGLMDVGLQTDTPILSVSLTPHHFQETAHHTAIYRDHFKVKGREAANAALSITGVYQNLHVAA
- a CDS encoding ABC transporter substrate-binding protein; the protein is MKRFQTFIASSFVAICATGALANDSVTIAVQLEPPNLDPTGGAAQAIDTVVYHNVFEGLTRFEADGAVVPSLAQSWDISDDGLVYTFSLVPDVMFHDGTAMDADDVVFSLDRARAEDSTNAQKALFAGIASVEAVDPLTVKVTLSQPNGSFLFNMAWGDAVIVSEDSIADIATNPIGTGAYKFSDWAQGDRIELVRNDAYWGDAPAIETATFRFISDPTAAFAAVMAEDVDAFAGFPAPENLPQFDADPRFTVLRGNTEGETILSTNNKMPPFDDVRVRQAVAHAIDRQAIIDGAMFGVGTPIGTHFAPHNPDYVDLTANSNYDPEKAKALLAEAGFADGFTTTLKLPPPSYARRGGEIIAAQLRQVGIETEISNLEWAQWLEEVFKGKDFGLSIVSHTEPMDIGIYANPDYYFQYDNPDFQALMMDLTGTADPAARSDLLAQAQTIISEDYVNGYLFELAWTSVVKADLQGMWENQPTASVDLTALSWAE